In the genome of Saprospira sp. CCB-QB6, one region contains:
- the iscU gene encoding Fe-S cluster assembly scaffold IscU gives MAYSEKLLDHFKNPRNVGTLDKNKNTVGTGLVGAPECGDVMRLQIEVSEDGIIQEAKFKTFGCGSAIASSSLATEWLKGKSVDEAASIDNMAIVEELELPPVKIHCSVLAEDAIKAAIKDYQEKNAKA, from the coding sequence ATGGCTTATTCTGAAAAATTGCTCGATCACTTCAAGAACCCTCGTAATGTAGGTACCTTGGACAAGAATAAAAATACGGTAGGTACTGGCCTTGTTGGCGCTCCTGAATGTGGCGATGTTATGCGTCTACAAATTGAGGTGAGCGAAGATGGCATCATCCAAGAAGCCAAATTCAAAACTTTTGGTTGCGGTTCTGCTATTGCTTCTTCTTCTTTGGCCACCGAATGGCTCAAAGGAAAGTCTGTAGATGAAGCTGCTTCTATTGATAATATGGCTATCGTGGAAGAGTTGGAACTTCCTCCCGTAAAAATTCACTGTTCTGTTTTGGCTGAAGATGCAATCAAAGCAGCAATTAAAGATTACCAAGAGAAAAATGCCAAGGCCTAA
- a CDS encoding HesB/IscA family protein: MIYVADSAKEKIQEIKEQEQLGDEFFIRVSVTSGGCSGLSYKMDFDNESQTEDQVFEDKGVKVVTDLKSFLYLFDTTLHFSGGLNGKGFYFENPNASRTCGCGESFSL, encoded by the coding sequence ATGATTTATGTAGCCGATAGTGCCAAGGAAAAAATCCAAGAAATTAAGGAGCAAGAACAACTTGGCGATGAGTTTTTTATCCGTGTCTCTGTGACTAGCGGAGGATGCTCTGGCCTTAGCTACAAAATGGATTTTGACAATGAGTCGCAAACTGAAGATCAGGTGTTTGAAGACAAAGGCGTAAAAGTGGTGACCGACCTCAAAAGCTTCCTTTATCTTTTTGATACAACCCTACATTTTTCGGGTGGACTCAATGGCAAGGGGTTTTATTTTGAAAATCCCAACGCTTCTAGAACTTGTGGCTGTGGCGAGAGTTTCTCGCTCTAA
- a CDS encoding S8 family serine peptidase: MSWIGLIFIWTFASLSLWLLFKEEAHIRKYFGPSFVASFLIFLAYHLVLPSTFGYIRLAVYLIILFGGAFVLNIFSNNKIAFLSLLGASIFGLYQLDVQGLNLFFGQKATTDQLDPQSELLIELEEGQTPKLLDELAAKYGFSYEPAFKLQNPEQTDLDDFYALNIPESALDQLSEIEEELKDLQGVESLEENEILQLWEPQAANTISRSPKQPLLNDPGIAKMWAYEALNYNGLHQLLKAEAIRPKKKARIFILDTGIDAKHEDIKDQYRSVGSEYDTDVQGHGTHCAGIAAAVSNNGKGVASAFPSSDFVELSSIQVFPRSGGTTQRRIINAMLLAADKGADVVSMSLGGPSSDDRQKAYEEAVRYVNKKGGIVVVAAGNNGFDARRIVPASVSGVITVSALDPQLRKASFSNEVQHLNYGLAAPGVDIYSTMPNSKYDNMSGTSMATPYVAGTIGLLRALNPKLTTKEAYELLAKTGKQTTDGQKTGPLIQPLQAVQAIK; this comes from the coding sequence ATGAGTTGGATAGGATTGATTTTTATTTGGACCTTTGCCTCTTTGTCGCTTTGGTTGCTCTTTAAGGAGGAAGCCCATATTCGCAAATATTTTGGGCCTAGTTTTGTTGCCTCTTTTCTGATTTTCTTGGCTTATCATCTGGTTTTGCCAAGTACCTTTGGCTACATTCGGCTAGCGGTTTACCTCATTATTTTATTTGGGGGAGCCTTTGTCCTCAATATTTTTTCCAATAATAAAATTGCCTTTCTCTCTCTTTTAGGGGCCAGTATTTTTGGTCTTTATCAGTTAGATGTGCAGGGACTCAATTTGTTTTTTGGCCAAAAGGCAACAACTGATCAGCTTGATCCACAATCCGAGTTGTTGATTGAATTGGAGGAGGGGCAAACGCCAAAATTACTGGATGAATTGGCGGCCAAATATGGCTTTAGCTATGAGCCCGCCTTTAAATTGCAAAATCCAGAACAAACGGATTTAGATGATTTTTATGCCTTGAATATTCCTGAATCGGCTTTGGACCAATTGAGCGAGATTGAAGAAGAACTCAAAGATTTGCAGGGGGTAGAAAGTTTAGAGGAAAATGAGATTTTACAACTTTGGGAGCCCCAAGCAGCGAATACTATTAGTCGATCTCCCAAACAACCTTTGCTGAATGACCCTGGCATTGCCAAAATGTGGGCTTATGAAGCTTTGAATTATAATGGTTTGCATCAGCTATTGAAAGCAGAAGCTATTCGACCTAAGAAAAAGGCGCGCATCTTCATTTTGGATACGGGCATAGATGCCAAGCACGAGGATATTAAGGACCAATATCGCTCTGTAGGTAGCGAATACGATACGGATGTTCAGGGCCATGGAACGCATTGCGCAGGGATTGCCGCTGCCGTTTCTAATAATGGCAAGGGCGTGGCCTCGGCTTTTCCCTCTTCTGATTTTGTGGAACTGAGTAGCATTCAGGTTTTTCCTCGCTCAGGAGGAACCACTCAGCGTCGAATTATCAATGCTATGCTTTTGGCGGCAGACAAAGGAGCCGATGTGGTGTCTATGTCTTTAGGTGGCCCATCTAGTGATGATCGCCAAAAGGCCTATGAAGAGGCGGTCCGTTATGTGAATAAAAAAGGCGGCATTGTGGTTGTTGCTGCGGGAAACAATGGTTTTGATGCCCGTCGAATTGTACCCGCTTCCGTAAGTGGGGTAATTACCGTTTCGGCCTTGGATCCACAATTGCGTAAAGCTAGCTTTTCGAATGAGGTGCAGCACCTTAATTATGGTTTGGCGGCTCCTGGTGTAGATATTTATTCTACCATGCCCAATTCTAAGTACGATAATATGAGTGGAACCTCTATGGCTACGCCTTATGTAGCGGGGACCATAGGGCTTTTGCGAGCGCTTAATCCGAAACTTACCACCAAAGAAGCGTATGAGCTTTTGGCAAAAACGGGAAAACAAACGACCGATGGCCAAAAAACAGGTCCATTGATTCAACCCCTTCAGGCTGTACAAGCTATTAAGTAA
- a CDS encoding DUF1569 domain-containing protein, whose product MKKEVDMAQQSLTQLKQYLDQAPLLAPQVSARGVDWHIEHSLKAAVAMLQAIVESEPAQFKPKFSPSKSLILATGKIPRGKAKAPKMINNREEIDLSSLPTLFEQTEELLQKVQEQAEKAYFDHPFFGHLKRNQGIKFVAIHSNHHLKIIEDIIAAQ is encoded by the coding sequence ATGAAGAAAGAAGTAGATATGGCTCAACAGAGCCTCACTCAATTAAAGCAGTATTTAGATCAAGCACCACTTTTGGCCCCTCAAGTATCTGCCAGAGGCGTAGATTGGCATATTGAGCATTCGCTAAAAGCAGCTGTGGCTATGCTACAAGCTATTGTAGAAAGCGAACCCGCTCAGTTTAAACCCAAGTTTAGCCCCTCCAAATCATTGATCTTGGCCACCGGCAAAATCCCCAGAGGAAAAGCCAAGGCCCCAAAGATGATTAACAACCGAGAAGAAATAGACCTAAGTAGCTTGCCCACCTTATTTGAACAGACCGAAGAACTGCTGCAAAAGGTGCAAGAACAAGCCGAAAAAGCTTATTTCGACCATCCTTTTTTTGGCCATCTCAAAAGGAACCAAGGCATTAAGTTTGTAGCGATTCATAGCAATCATCACCTCAAAATTATCGAGGATATCATTGCCGCCCAATAA